A genomic stretch from Haloarchaeobius amylolyticus includes:
- a CDS encoding GMP synthase subunit A, whose product MTRIVVVDNHGQFTHLEHRALRDMGVDSEVVDNETPPSEVEADGIVLSGGPEMDRRGKSGEYLEADVPVLGICLGMQIIAHELDGEVGSGDYGGYADVTVDVLDEDDPLIGSLYPETRVWASHADEVKEVPEGFSITAKSDVCGVEAMSDPERDLYGVQWHPEVSHTAEGEEVFENFVALCER is encoded by the coding sequence ATGACGCGAATCGTCGTCGTGGACAACCACGGGCAGTTCACCCACCTGGAGCACCGCGCGCTCCGCGACATGGGTGTCGACAGCGAGGTCGTAGACAACGAGACGCCGCCGAGCGAGGTCGAGGCGGACGGTATCGTCCTCTCCGGGGGGCCGGAGATGGACCGCCGCGGGAAGTCCGGCGAGTACCTCGAGGCAGACGTTCCGGTGCTCGGCATCTGTCTGGGCATGCAGATAATCGCGCACGAGCTCGACGGCGAGGTCGGCTCCGGCGACTACGGCGGCTACGCCGACGTGACCGTGGACGTGCTCGACGAAGACGACCCCCTCATCGGGTCGCTCTACCCCGAGACCCGCGTCTGGGCGAGCCACGCCGACGAGGTGAAGGAGGTCCCCGAGGGCTTCTCCATCACGGCGAAGAGCGACGTCTGCGGCGTCGAGGCCATGTCCGACCCCGAGCGCGACCTCTACGGCGTCCAGTGGCACCCGGAGGTCTCCCACACCGCCGAGGGTGAGGAGGTCTTCGAGAACTTCGTGGCGTTGTGCGAGCGCTGA